From a region of the uncultured Desulfatiglans sp. genome:
- a CDS encoding putative long-chain-fatty-acid--CoA ligase (Evidence 3 : Putative function from multiple computational evidences): MGQRNGRNIFATFAAMAEKQGRNAAVIYLGTRYSYARVRDMAERFAAALQGLGLAPGDRVMLYLPNSIQWVVAWLGIQRAGAAAVPITPIYTPYDLRYIANDSGTGTVVCADTNFGYVTRIMPETGIQRIIVAKMADLLPWWKRSFGYLFDVVPKGKTAQGPHVYGFRRMLSGRPGKAAGEALPARSGADTAEILYTGGTTKHPKGVPMSHELFLTSAMEQIKVSEPLFPPEENVILGNAPLFHILGQTCSLATLLVGGCLMLQPKVNLDATFDAIQRFKARTMIGVPALYRMILEHNRLDQYDLGSVDYWYSAGDVLPLEVAKRWRERFGKPIYQGYGSTETCGGITMCPTDVENPPGSVGRVVPSKTVRLVDPATLEEVPTGEPGELLVHSEHMVRTYLNKPEETAESFIEREGRLWYRTGDIMKMDEEGNLYFVDRTVDTIKHKGYRVSASEIEAVLQEHPAVIGSCVVGVPDKKVGERIKAFVVLKEDVKGITGYDLIKFCREKLVDYKVPQYIEFRDMLPKSKVGKLLRREVRSEGQRRADVG; the protein is encoded by the coding sequence ATGGGACAGAGAAACGGGCGCAACATCTTCGCGACGTTCGCCGCCATGGCCGAGAAGCAGGGGCGGAACGCCGCCGTCATTTACCTGGGGACGCGTTACAGCTATGCGCGGGTGAGGGACATGGCCGAGCGGTTCGCCGCTGCCTTGCAGGGCCTGGGCCTGGCGCCGGGGGACCGCGTCATGCTCTACCTGCCCAATTCCATCCAATGGGTGGTGGCCTGGCTCGGCATCCAGCGCGCCGGCGCGGCAGCGGTGCCGATCACGCCGATCTACACCCCTTACGACCTGCGTTACATCGCCAACGACAGCGGGACCGGAACGGTCGTTTGCGCCGACACGAACTTCGGCTACGTCACCCGCATCATGCCCGAGACGGGCATCCAACGGATCATCGTCGCCAAGATGGCTGATCTCCTGCCCTGGTGGAAACGCTCCTTCGGGTATCTGTTCGACGTCGTTCCGAAGGGAAAGACGGCGCAGGGACCGCATGTGTACGGTTTCAGACGCATGCTCTCCGGCCGTCCAGGGAAGGCCGCCGGAGAGGCGCTCCCGGCGCGCTCCGGCGCGGACACGGCCGAGATCCTTTACACGGGGGGTACGACCAAACACCCCAAGGGCGTGCCGATGTCGCATGAGCTTTTCCTCACGTCCGCCATGGAGCAGATCAAGGTCAGCGAGCCGCTCTTCCCTCCAGAGGAGAACGTCATCCTGGGCAATGCGCCCCTCTTTCACATCCTGGGACAGACCTGCAGCCTCGCGACCCTGCTGGTCGGCGGCTGCCTGATGCTTCAGCCGAAGGTCAATCTGGATGCCACGTTCGATGCGATCCAGCGTTTCAAGGCCCGGACGATGATCGGCGTTCCGGCCCTCTACCGCATGATCCTGGAGCACAACCGTCTCGACCAGTACGATCTCGGTTCGGTGGATTACTGGTACAGCGCAGGCGACGTGCTTCCGCTCGAGGTTGCGAAGCGCTGGCGCGAGCGGTTCGGCAAACCGATCTACCAAGGGTACGGATCCACGGAAACCTGCGGCGGGATCACGATGTGCCCGACCGACGTGGAGAATCCGCCGGGGAGCGTCGGTCGCGTCGTTCCCAGCAAGACCGTGCGCCTGGTCGATCCCGCTACGCTCGAAGAGGTGCCGACGGGGGAGCCGGGCGAACTCCTCGTCCATTCGGAGCATATGGTCAGGACCTACCTGAACAAGCCCGAAGAGACCGCCGAGTCCTTCATCGAGCGGGAAGGGCGGCTGTGGTATCGAACGGGCGACATCATGAAGATGGACGAGGAGGGCAACCTCTATTTCGTGGACCGCACCGTGGACACCATCAAACATAAGGGCTACCGCGTTTCGGCCTCCGAGATCGAGGCCGTGCTGCAGGAGCATCCTGCGGTGATCGGCTCCTGCGTCGTCGGCGTCCCCGACAAGAAGGTGGGCGAGCGGATCAAGGCCTTCGTGGTCCTCAAGGAGGACGTCAAAGGCATCACCGGCTATGATCTGATCAAGTTCTGCCGGGAAAAACTGGTGGATTACAAGGTCCCGCAGTATATCGAGTTCCGGGACATGCTGCCCAAGTCCAAGGTGGGAAAACTCTTGCGGCGGGAGGTTCGGAGCGAAGGACAGCGCAGAGCGGACGTCGGATGA